In one window of Vibrio pelagius DNA:
- the puuR gene encoding HTH-type transcriptional regulator PuuR, whose protein sequence is MDNQEIGKNIVQLRKEHGLSQRELAERAGITHSAISSIENAKVSPSVSSLQKIVNVFSLSLSEFFTFEKPASDEVKVVVTPDDLVEMGSESVSMKLVTNGSKDQVIGFLIEEYAPHGTTGAAEIKHEGEEIGTILEGEITLEYKDQSYVLKQGESYVIDTTQPHKFTNHTDKACRMVSAHTPTTF, encoded by the coding sequence GGTAAAAATATTGTTCAGTTAAGAAAAGAACATGGATTGTCACAACGAGAATTAGCCGAGCGAGCTGGCATTACACATAGTGCTATCTCCTCTATTGAGAACGCTAAGGTCAGCCCTTCAGTGAGCTCGTTGCAAAAAATAGTGAACGTTTTTTCTTTGTCGCTATCGGAGTTTTTCACCTTTGAAAAGCCAGCCAGTGATGAAGTAAAGGTTGTCGTTACCCCTGATGATTTGGTGGAGATGGGCAGTGAGTCTGTTTCAATGAAGCTAGTTACCAATGGCAGTAAAGATCAGGTCATCGGGTTTTTAATCGAAGAGTATGCCCCACATGGAACGACTGGTGCGGCAGAAATTAAACATGAAGGCGAAGAGATCGGGACCATTCTTGAGGGTGAAATCACACTTGAGTATAAAGACCAATCTTACGTCCTTAAACAAGGCGAGTCGTACGTCATTGATACAACTCAGCCGCATAAGTTTACAAATCACACAGACAAGGCTTGTCGAATGGTAAGCGCGCATACGCCAACCACATTCTAA
- a CDS encoding aldehyde dehydrogenase — protein MKTQEQWIELQNSLNIENRAFINGEYTLAIGGQMLDVINPATDETLTEIARCQEEDVDLAVTCARQAFQAGEWSNSAPSHRKAVLSLFADLIDEHREELALLETLDTGKPINHSVSTDIPGAAGSLRWYAEAIDKVYGEVAPTEKDVHAYISHQPIGVVAAVVPWNFPLWLACWKLGPALAAGNSVILKPSEKSSLTAIFLGKLANQAGLPRGVFQVITGYGHEAGDALAKHHDVDCIAFTGSTRIAGQLMVRSGETNLKRVFAEAGGKNANIVFEDCDDLDRAAAETAGGCFYNQGEVCVAATRLLVHESIKDQFVEKVIEASKAFTPKDPMDTTCSMGALIDQGHKAKVLEYIHLGQTEGATLRCGGDVDGKGAFVEPTILDNVDNKMRVAQEEIFGPVLCVIPFKDEQEAIAIANDSKYGLGAALWSSNINRVHRVAKQLQAGSVWVNNYNEGDMTVPFGGFKMSGNGRDKSLHAIEKFTETKTTWIRLHP, from the coding sequence ATGAAAACCCAGGAACAATGGATTGAATTACAAAACAGTCTAAACATCGAAAATCGAGCATTCATTAACGGCGAGTATACTCTTGCCATCGGCGGTCAAATGCTTGATGTCATCAACCCAGCAACGGACGAAACGCTTACAGAGATCGCGCGTTGCCAAGAAGAAGATGTTGATCTTGCGGTAACATGCGCTCGTCAAGCCTTTCAAGCGGGTGAATGGAGCAACAGTGCTCCATCTCATCGTAAAGCTGTCCTAAGTTTATTCGCTGATCTTATTGATGAGCACCGTGAAGAGCTAGCGTTACTAGAAACACTCGATACCGGTAAACCTATCAATCACAGTGTCTCTACCGATATTCCGGGCGCTGCAGGCTCTTTGCGATGGTACGCCGAAGCGATTGATAAAGTCTACGGTGAAGTCGCACCAACCGAAAAAGATGTACACGCCTACATCTCTCACCAACCTATTGGTGTTGTCGCCGCGGTGGTTCCATGGAACTTCCCTCTATGGTTAGCCTGTTGGAAGCTCGGCCCTGCGCTCGCGGCTGGTAACAGCGTCATTCTCAAGCCGTCAGAAAAATCCTCACTCACTGCAATCTTCCTTGGCAAGCTTGCCAATCAAGCAGGTCTTCCTCGTGGCGTATTCCAAGTCATTACTGGCTATGGTCATGAAGCTGGGGATGCACTAGCTAAACACCATGATGTTGACTGCATCGCCTTTACCGGTTCAACCCGAATCGCTGGTCAGTTAATGGTTCGCTCTGGTGAGACTAACCTCAAACGTGTCTTTGCAGAAGCGGGCGGTAAGAATGCCAATATTGTGTTCGAAGACTGTGACGATCTTGACCGCGCAGCGGCTGAAACGGCAGGTGGCTGCTTCTATAACCAAGGTGAAGTGTGTGTCGCAGCAACTCGATTGTTGGTTCATGAAAGCATCAAAGATCAGTTTGTTGAGAAGGTGATTGAAGCGTCTAAAGCCTTCACGCCCAAAGACCCAATGGACACCACTTGTTCGATGGGCGCGCTGATCGATCAAGGGCATAAAGCCAAGGTGCTGGAGTACATCCACCTTGGTCAAACTGAAGGTGCTACGCTGCGCTGCGGTGGTGATGTAGATGGTAAAGGCGCGTTCGTTGAGCCAACCATTCTCGACAATGTAGACAATAAGATGCGTGTCGCGCAGGAAGAGATTTTTGGCCCTGTGTTGTGCGTGATTCCTTTCAAAGATGAGCAAGAGGCGATCGCCATTGCTAACGATTCTAAATATGGCCTAGGTGCCGCTCTTTGGAGCAGCAATATTAATCGTGTTCACCGTGTGGCTAAGCAGCTTCAAGCGGGTTCAGTCTGGGTCAATAACTACAACGAAGGTGACATGACTGTCCCATTTGGTGGATTCAAAATGAGTGGCAACGGCCGTGATAAGTCACTGCATGCCATTGAAAAATTCACAGAAACCAAAACGACTTGGATTCGCCTACACCCTTAA
- a CDS encoding NAD(P)/FAD-dependent oxidoreductase translates to MNKHTDSFYAHSVPNMPDFPQLQDNIECDVCVVGAGFSGLSSALHLAEKGFKVVVLESAKVGFGATGRNGGQIVNSYSRDVDVIESRYDQPQAKALCDMIFEGGDIIRGLIDKYDIECDHKRGGLFTALNKKQLAGLEHHKKNWERYGNDQLTLLDANEVEAAVGTQVYTGGLLDMRGGHIHPLKLALGEAAAFVSLGGQIFEQSAVTSLEKGVNPVARTAQGSVKCKYLVLAGNAYLGGLAPNISNKAIPCGTQVVATEPLTDEQLKQVLPSDYCVEDCNYLLDYFRLSADKRLLFGGGVVYGARDPENIEALIRPKLEKVFPQLKGIKIDYTWTGNFLLTYSRMPQFGAFDDNIYYLQGYSGHGVTCTHLAGKLLAEALTGHAERFDAFAALKHYAFPGGRHFQIPFTAVGAAYYNLRDKLAI, encoded by the coding sequence ATGAATAAGCATACGGACTCGTTTTACGCGCACTCAGTACCAAACATGCCAGATTTCCCACAACTTCAAGACAACATCGAGTGTGATGTGTGTGTGGTTGGTGCCGGTTTCTCTGGTTTATCTTCAGCACTGCATTTGGCAGAGAAAGGCTTCAAAGTGGTGGTTCTAGAAAGTGCGAAAGTTGGTTTTGGCGCAACCGGTCGCAACGGCGGTCAGATCGTTAACAGCTACAGCCGAGATGTTGATGTGATTGAAAGCCGTTACGACCAACCTCAAGCTAAAGCACTGTGTGACATGATATTTGAAGGTGGCGACATCATTCGTGGCCTTATCGATAAGTACGATATTGAATGTGACCATAAGCGCGGTGGCCTATTTACAGCACTAAACAAAAAGCAGCTCGCTGGTCTAGAGCACCATAAGAAAAACTGGGAGCGCTACGGCAATGATCAACTGACTCTGCTTGATGCCAATGAGGTAGAAGCAGCAGTCGGTACTCAGGTTTACACTGGCGGTCTGCTCGATATGCGTGGTGGTCACATCCATCCGCTAAAACTGGCTCTCGGTGAAGCAGCAGCGTTTGTATCTCTGGGTGGTCAAATTTTCGAACAGTCTGCAGTAACCTCGCTAGAGAAAGGTGTAAACCCTGTGGCTAGAACGGCTCAGGGCAGCGTGAAGTGTAAATACCTAGTGTTGGCAGGTAATGCTTACCTTGGTGGTCTTGCACCGAATATCAGCAACAAAGCGATTCCGTGTGGTACCCAAGTGGTGGCGACAGAGCCGCTGACTGATGAGCAACTTAAGCAAGTACTACCAAGTGACTACTGTGTTGAAGACTGCAATTACCTACTGGATTACTTCCGTCTAAGTGCTGATAAACGCCTGCTGTTTGGTGGTGGCGTAGTGTACGGTGCTCGTGATCCAGAGAATATCGAAGCCTTGATTCGTCCTAAGCTAGAGAAGGTTTTCCCTCAATTGAAAGGGATTAAGATTGATTACACTTGGACGGGCAACTTCCTTCTAACTTACTCGCGTATGCCTCAGTTCGGCGCATTCGACGACAACATCTACTACCTACAAGGTTACAGCGGCCATGGTGTCACTTGTACTCACCTTGCAGGCAAACTATTGGCGGAAGCCTTAACCGGACATGCAGAGCGATTTGATGCTTTCGCAGCATTGAAGCACTACGCCTTCCCGGGTGGCCGCCACTTCCAAATCCCATTCACAGCAGTGGGTGCAGCGTATTACAACCTAAGAGACAAACTGGCTATCTAA
- the aguB gene encoding N-carbamoylputrescine amidase: MSRVVKFAALQLTKSWDLEDNLNKAKQAIREAASNGANVILPQELFAAPYFCKKQEAKYFELAEETENCSLIKEMSALAKELGVVIPVSYFEKAGNTFFNSLVMIDADGTVLDNYRKSHIPDGPGYSEKYYFSPGDTGFKVWKTKYGTFGAGICWDQWFPELARSLALHGAEAIFYPTAIGSEPQDPTLDSRDHWQRTMQGHSAANLVPVIASNRVGTEVDDGIETTFYGSSFITDHTGGKLAEAPREGEAIIYAEVDLAATAQARHSWGLFRDRRPDLYGSVGKLAV, from the coding sequence ATGAGTAGAGTAGTGAAATTTGCAGCCTTACAACTGACTAAGAGCTGGGATCTGGAAGATAATCTGAACAAAGCCAAGCAAGCGATTCGTGAAGCAGCAAGTAACGGTGCTAACGTCATTCTGCCACAAGAGCTGTTTGCGGCTCCTTACTTCTGCAAAAAGCAGGAAGCGAAATACTTCGAGTTGGCAGAAGAGACAGAAAACTGCTCACTGATTAAAGAGATGAGCGCACTCGCTAAAGAGCTGGGTGTGGTGATCCCAGTGAGCTATTTTGAAAAAGCGGGCAACACCTTCTTTAACTCGTTAGTGATGATCGATGCGGATGGTACGGTACTCGACAATTACCGCAAGTCACACATTCCAGATGGACCGGGCTACAGCGAGAAGTACTACTTCAGCCCTGGTGACACAGGCTTCAAGGTTTGGAAGACCAAGTATGGCACCTTCGGCGCTGGCATCTGTTGGGATCAATGGTTCCCAGAACTGGCTCGCAGCTTAGCATTGCATGGCGCTGAAGCGATCTTCTACCCAACTGCGATCGGTAGCGAGCCACAAGACCCAACCCTTGATTCACGTGATCATTGGCAACGCACGATGCAAGGCCATTCTGCTGCGAACTTGGTCCCCGTCATCGCGTCAAACCGAGTGGGTACTGAAGTGGATGATGGTATTGAGACGACCTTCTACGGCTCATCTTTCATCACCGACCATACTGGTGGCAAGCTTGCTGAAGCGCCACGTGAAGGTGAAGCGATCATCTATGCAGAAGTCGATTTAGCGGCAACGGCGCAGGCGCGTCACTCGTGGGGATTATTCCGTGACCGTCGACCAGATTTGTACGGCAGCGTCGGCAAACTGGCGGTATAA
- the aguA gene encoding agmatine deiminase: MQLSTTPRQDGFYFPAEFQPVSEVWLAWPERKDNWREQAQPAQRTFARIANAISEVTKVCVAVSCKQFDRARALLHSDVRLVEIPYNDAWMRDIGPTVVVNEQGDRRGVSWQFNAWGGDYNGLYDNWQQDDLVASSVCDIIGLDHYRAPFVLEGGAIHTDGEGTLYTTQECLLSPGRNPEMSQQQIETNLKEYLGIDKVIWLPKGLFNDETDGHVDNLMHVIAPGKVVLSWTDDPSDPQFDLSRQAEQALKSQTDAQGRNIEVIRLPLPGPLHYSEAEANGVDKSEGMVRDAGERLSASYANFLIVNEYVFLPLLDDTTDSQAIEILQQAMPEHQVIGIPSREVLLGGGNIHCITQQIPA, translated from the coding sequence ATGCAGCTATCGACCACGCCTCGACAAGATGGCTTCTACTTTCCGGCAGAGTTTCAGCCGGTAAGTGAAGTGTGGCTTGCTTGGCCTGAGCGAAAAGACAATTGGCGTGAACAAGCACAGCCTGCACAGCGCACCTTTGCCCGCATTGCCAACGCGATTTCGGAAGTAACCAAGGTGTGCGTAGCGGTTAGCTGTAAGCAGTTTGATAGAGCTCGTGCTTTGCTTCATTCCGACGTTCGACTTGTCGAGATCCCATACAACGATGCTTGGATGCGTGACATAGGTCCAACGGTAGTGGTGAACGAGCAAGGCGACCGCCGCGGTGTCAGCTGGCAGTTCAATGCGTGGGGCGGGGATTACAATGGTCTGTATGACAACTGGCAGCAAGACGATTTAGTCGCGAGCTCGGTGTGTGACATCATTGGCCTTGATCATTATCGAGCCCCGTTTGTTCTAGAGGGCGGCGCCATTCATACCGACGGCGAAGGGACCCTGTATACCACTCAAGAGTGTTTGCTTAGTCCGGGGCGCAACCCTGAGATGAGTCAGCAACAGATAGAAACGAACCTAAAAGAGTATCTTGGTATCGATAAAGTTATCTGGCTACCAAAGGGGCTGTTTAACGACGAGACCGACGGTCACGTCGATAATCTGATGCACGTTATTGCACCGGGTAAGGTTGTGTTGAGCTGGACTGATGATCCAAGTGACCCGCAGTTCGACCTGTCACGTCAAGCGGAACAAGCACTTAAATCGCAAACTGATGCTCAAGGCCGAAACATCGAAGTGATCCGCTTGCCGTTGCCGGGGCCTTTGCATTACAGCGAGGCTGAAGCCAACGGTGTTGATAAAAGTGAAGGCATGGTGCGCGATGCGGGAGAACGCTTAAGCGCCTCTTATGCAAACTTTCTTATCGTAAATGAGTATGTCTTTTTACCTCTGCTCGATGATACAACCGACTCGCAAGCGATAGAGATACTGCAACAGGCAATGCCTGAGCATCAGGTGATTGGGATCCCATCACGTGAGGTGTTATTGGGTGGTGGCAACATCCACTGTATTACCCAGCAGATCCCTGCTTAG
- a CDS encoding NAD-dependent succinate-semialdehyde dehydrogenase: MQQINNQTLLSFMVSDQEQGIAVTNPATGEVLGYAPVSSEQAILDGVERASVAQKEWAAMPAKARAALLNKWYQLLLENKEDLGRLMTLEQGKPLAEAQGEVLYGASFIEWFAEEAKRTYGETIPAPSGDKRLVTIKQPIGVACAITPWNFPIAMITRKAGPALAAGCSFIVKPSDSTPLSAFAVAELAYQAGIPRDVLQVTLGESSRQIGAIFTSHPLIRKFSFTGSTQVGSVLMQQSAHDIKRTSMELGGNAPFIVFDDADIDAAVAGAMASKFRNAGQTCVCANRFYVHSKVYDEFVTKFDAAVQQLKVGNGLDEGVNIGPVISESAKAGIQALIDGAIEQGAQPVSEVPNLDGLFMQPVVLKNVTHDMHIVSQEIFGPVAPVIAFDNDEQLIEMANDTIYGLASYFYSQNIHRVWKIAEALEYGMVGINEGMISTEVAPFGGVKQSGIGREGAKQGIDEYMDIKYLCFGGN; this comes from the coding sequence ATGCAACAAATTAACAACCAAACATTGCTATCGTTTATGGTGTCGGACCAAGAGCAGGGCATTGCTGTCACCAACCCTGCTACTGGTGAAGTGTTGGGTTATGCCCCAGTCTCTTCAGAGCAAGCCATTTTAGATGGTGTTGAACGCGCAAGTGTCGCGCAAAAAGAGTGGGCGGCAATGCCTGCAAAAGCACGCGCTGCTCTATTGAACAAGTGGTATCAACTGCTGCTTGAAAACAAAGAAGATCTTGGCCGTCTAATGACGCTAGAGCAAGGTAAGCCGCTCGCAGAAGCGCAGGGCGAGGTACTCTATGGTGCAAGCTTTATCGAGTGGTTTGCTGAAGAAGCTAAGCGTACTTATGGCGAAACGATCCCTGCCCCGAGTGGTGATAAGCGTCTTGTAACGATCAAGCAGCCAATTGGTGTTGCATGTGCAATCACGCCATGGAACTTCCCAATTGCAATGATCACTCGCAAAGCCGGGCCTGCACTTGCTGCAGGTTGTAGTTTCATCGTGAAGCCATCGGACTCGACACCGTTGTCTGCATTCGCTGTCGCTGAATTAGCGTACCAAGCGGGCATTCCGCGCGATGTATTGCAGGTGACTCTGGGGGAAAGCTCTCGTCAGATCGGTGCGATTTTTACTTCTCACCCACTGATTCGTAAGTTCTCGTTCACGGGCTCAACTCAAGTGGGTAGCGTTCTGATGCAGCAAAGTGCCCACGACATCAAACGCACCTCAATGGAACTGGGCGGCAACGCGCCATTTATAGTGTTTGATGACGCAGATATCGACGCAGCCGTAGCGGGTGCGATGGCATCTAAGTTCCGTAATGCAGGTCAAACGTGTGTGTGCGCCAACCGATTCTATGTTCACAGCAAAGTCTACGATGAGTTCGTGACCAAGTTTGATGCAGCGGTTCAGCAGCTCAAGGTCGGTAATGGCTTAGATGAAGGCGTGAACATTGGCCCTGTGATCAGCGAGTCAGCGAAAGCAGGCATTCAAGCTCTGATTGATGGTGCAATCGAGCAAGGTGCGCAGCCAGTTTCGGAAGTGCCGAATCTTGATGGCCTGTTCATGCAGCCGGTGGTACTCAAGAACGTAACTCATGACATGCATATTGTCTCGCAGGAGATCTTTGGCCCTGTCGCCCCTGTGATTGCATTCGATAATGATGAGCAATTGATCGAGATGGCTAACGACACCATCTACGGTCTCGCATCGTATTTCTACAGCCAAAACATCCATCGCGTTTGGAAGATTGCTGAAGCGCTCGAGTACGGCATGGTCGGCATTAATGAAGGCATGATTTCTACCGAAGTGGCTCCGTTCGGTGGTGTAAAACAGTCCGGTATCGGACGTGAAGGGGCAAAACAAGGTATCGATGAATACATGGACATCAAATATCTCTGCTTTGGCGGCAACTAA
- the gabT gene encoding 4-aminobutyrate--2-oxoglutarate transaminase, producing MTNQQLHQRRSQVIAQGMGALYPLYVEKAENAHVWDVDGNKYIDFAAGIAVTNTGHSNKRISEAVKAQLDNFSHTCAMVTPYASFVELAEKLTELAPGDSEKKAIFLTTGAEAVENAVKVARAHTGRSGVIAFKGGFHGRTNMTMGLTGKVAPYKAGFGPFPNEIFHAPYPNAFHGVSTEQSLQALEDLFACDIEPSRVAAIIFEPVQGEGGFYKAPTEFAQGLREVCDKHGIMLIADEIQTGFARTGKMFATEYLGIEPDMMTMAKGIAGGFPISAVVGKADVMDSALPGGLGGTYAGSPLGCVAGLEVLKIIEEEQLCAKAMGIGEVVNARMTQLQESVPAIGEIRTTGAMMAIEFACPETGKPLQDLTKAVISKAQENGLILLSCGVKANVIRLLPPLTIESEVLSEGLDKLEKIILEVA from the coding sequence ATGACTAACCAACAACTACACCAAAGAAGAAGCCAAGTAATCGCTCAGGGTATGGGCGCACTTTATCCACTTTACGTTGAGAAAGCAGAGAACGCCCATGTGTGGGACGTAGATGGCAACAAATATATCGATTTTGCTGCAGGCATTGCGGTAACCAATACCGGTCATTCAAACAAACGCATCAGTGAAGCAGTGAAAGCGCAGCTGGATAACTTCTCTCATACTTGTGCGATGGTGACACCTTACGCTTCGTTCGTTGAACTGGCGGAAAAACTGACTGAACTGGCACCGGGCGATAGCGAAAAGAAAGCGATTTTCCTAACCACGGGCGCAGAGGCAGTAGAGAACGCAGTGAAAGTTGCACGTGCCCATACTGGTCGTAGTGGCGTTATCGCATTTAAAGGTGGGTTCCACGGTCGTACTAACATGACAATGGGTCTGACAGGTAAAGTCGCGCCATATAAAGCGGGCTTTGGTCCTTTCCCGAATGAGATCTTCCATGCACCATACCCAAATGCCTTCCATGGCGTGAGCACCGAGCAGAGCCTGCAAGCGCTTGAAGACCTGTTTGCATGTGATATCGAGCCATCACGTGTTGCAGCTATCATCTTCGAACCTGTTCAAGGCGAAGGGGGCTTCTACAAAGCGCCAACTGAATTCGCACAAGGGCTACGTGAAGTGTGTGATAAGCACGGCATCATGCTCATTGCCGATGAAATCCAAACTGGCTTTGCGCGTACCGGTAAAATGTTTGCTACGGAATACCTAGGCATTGAACCAGACATGATGACTATGGCAAAAGGCATCGCAGGCGGTTTCCCTATCTCTGCTGTGGTAGGCAAAGCGGATGTGATGGATTCGGCACTGCCGGGTGGCCTTGGTGGTACATACGCAGGTTCACCTCTGGGTTGTGTAGCGGGTCTTGAGGTTCTTAAAATTATCGAAGAAGAGCAGCTGTGTGCGAAAGCGATGGGCATTGGTGAGGTGGTTAATGCTCGCATGACTCAGCTTCAAGAGTCAGTGCCTGCAATTGGTGAAATCCGTACTACGGGTGCGATGATGGCGATTGAGTTTGCTTGTCCTGAAACGGGCAAACCTCTGCAAGACCTTACCAAAGCCGTTATCAGCAAGGCACAAGAGAATGGCTTAATTCTATTGTCTTGTGGCGTGAAGGCGAACGTAATCCGCTTATTGCCACCATTGACGATCGAGTCTGAGGTTCTTAGCGAGGGTTTGGATAAGCTCGAGAAGATCATTCTTGAAGTTGCGTAA
- a CDS encoding Qnr family pentapeptide repeat protein, whose protein sequence is MKTKKHTYHQHDFSHQDLSYLAFESCTFLECNFHSAQLKETTFKHCKFIETSDMEGCQFNFADLRDASFQDCKLAMANFSNANCFGIEFRSCDLKGANFYRANFSNYITQKVFFCSAYITGCNLSYTNLESANLEKCELFENRWIGAHLVGASMKESDLSRGVFSEDAWTQFSFQGANLCHAELEGLNPKRVDMTGVQISEWQQDQLLEAMGIVVMPD, encoded by the coding sequence ATGAAAACCAAAAAACATACCTATCATCAGCACGATTTCTCCCATCAAGACCTTAGTTATTTGGCTTTTGAGTCCTGCACTTTTTTGGAGTGTAACTTTCATAGCGCCCAACTAAAAGAAACCACGTTTAAGCACTGCAAGTTTATTGAGACTTCCGACATGGAAGGCTGTCAGTTCAACTTTGCTGATCTGAGAGATGCGAGCTTTCAAGACTGTAAGTTAGCGATGGCAAACTTTAGTAATGCCAATTGCTTTGGTATTGAATTCAGGAGCTGCGATCTAAAAGGTGCGAATTTCTATCGAGCAAATTTTTCCAACTATATAACGCAAAAAGTCTTCTTCTGCTCGGCTTATATCACAGGCTGTAATTTGTCTTATACGAACCTAGAGAGCGCCAATTTAGAAAAATGTGAGCTGTTTGAAAACCGCTGGATAGGCGCACATTTGGTGGGAGCGTCGATGAAGGAGTCGGACTTGAGCCGCGGTGTTTTTTCAGAAGATGCTTGGACTCAATTTAGTTTCCAAGGCGCAAACCTATGTCATGCTGAGCTAGAGGGGCTTAACCCGAAAAGGGTGGATATGACAGGTGTTCAAATCTCAGAATGGCAACAAGATCAATTGCTTGAAGCTATGGGTATTGTGGTGATGCCGGACTAA
- a CDS encoding UTRA domain-containing protein produces MRMPGNSHSETQLGKIKNSIREQIQSGIYKEGQKIPSERELSELFATTRITLKDALISLETEGLIYREDRRGWFVSPERIRYNPLSRSHFHQMIRDQNRIAETRLINTRSEMAAGEYAKALKVESITPVHVIERLRYIDGRVVLFVENVLKASLFPEILSHDLKMSLTDIYKKNYGYETQRSRFDVIPTSAPAHVAKALNLSEGQPVLKICRVNYKQDGELMDCEFEYWRPDSVMIHIDSVG; encoded by the coding sequence ATGAGAATGCCGGGCAACAGCCATTCAGAGACACAATTAGGAAAAATCAAAAACAGTATCCGCGAACAGATCCAGTCTGGGATCTATAAAGAGGGGCAAAAGATTCCTTCAGAAAGAGAACTCAGTGAGCTCTTTGCTACCACTCGCATCACGCTCAAAGATGCGCTTATCTCTCTTGAGACTGAAGGGCTAATCTATCGTGAGGATCGACGTGGTTGGTTTGTGTCTCCTGAGCGTATCCGATACAACCCTCTATCTCGCTCTCACTTTCATCAAATGATTCGCGATCAAAATCGAATTGCGGAGACTCGTCTTATCAATACCCGTTCAGAAATGGCCGCAGGTGAATACGCCAAGGCACTGAAAGTGGAAAGCATCACACCAGTTCATGTTATTGAACGGCTGCGCTACATCGACGGAAGAGTGGTGCTGTTTGTGGAGAACGTACTGAAGGCAAGTTTGTTTCCTGAGATCCTCTCGCACGATCTCAAGATGTCACTCACCGATATCTACAAGAAGAACTACGGTTACGAAACCCAGCGTTCTCGATTTGATGTGATACCCACCTCCGCGCCCGCCCATGTCGCCAAGGCACTCAACCTATCAGAAGGTCAACCAGTGCTGAAGATTTGCCGTGTGAACTACAAGCAAGATGGTGAGCTGATGGATTGCGAATTCGAGTACTGGCGACCAGATTCAGTGATGATTCATATTGATAGTGTTGGCTAA
- a CDS encoding ABC transporter substrate-binding protein produces MKTLLCRSTLSPSKLIGATLMTATISMPAMANDADLDALVKAAQKEGAVYSVGMPDSWANWKDTWADLKENYGLKHQDTDMSSAQEISKFEAEKRNATADIGDVGFAFARVAVKKDVTQPYKPSTWDDIPEWAKDKDGHWALAYTGTISFISNNNLVKDAPKTWSDLLEGDYKVTVGDVGVAAQANNAVLAAAFANGGDESNLKPAIKFFGELAKQGRLSYTDPNMANLEKGEVEVAIMWDFNALNYRDKIDRERFTISIPQDGSVISGYTTIINKYAKNPNAAKLAREYIFSDQGQINLAEGYARPIRTNITLPQSVQDKLIANEEYGNVHPVTDFSAWEKSARRLPRQWQESVLIHQQ; encoded by the coding sequence ATGAAAACTTTGCTTTGCCGTTCAACGCTATCACCATCAAAACTGATTGGCGCAACCTTGATGACAGCGACCATTTCAATGCCAGCGATGGCGAATGACGCAGATTTAGACGCACTAGTAAAAGCCGCTCAAAAAGAGGGCGCGGTTTACAGTGTGGGTATGCCAGACAGTTGGGCGAACTGGAAAGACACTTGGGCGGACCTAAAGGAAAACTACGGCTTAAAGCACCAAGATACAGATATGAGCTCGGCGCAAGAGATCTCAAAATTTGAGGCTGAGAAGCGCAATGCAACCGCTGATATTGGTGATGTGGGCTTTGCTTTTGCTCGCGTTGCAGTGAAGAAAGACGTGACTCAACCCTACAAACCATCAACTTGGGATGACATTCCTGAGTGGGCGAAAGACAAAGATGGTCACTGGGCACTGGCTTACACAGGCACTATCTCGTTCATCTCAAACAACAATCTAGTCAAAGACGCGCCTAAGACATGGAGTGACCTACTTGAGGGCGACTACAAGGTGACGGTCGGTGATGTAGGCGTTGCAGCACAAGCAAATAACGCAGTACTCGCAGCCGCGTTTGCCAACGGTGGCGATGAAAGCAACCTAAAACCTGCGATTAAGTTCTTTGGTGAGCTCGCAAAACAGGGTCGTCTGTCTTACACCGATCCAAATATGGCGAACCTAGAAAAAGGTGAAGTTGAAGTGGCGATCATGTGGGACTTCAACGCACTGAACTACCGCGACAAGATTGATCGTGAGCGTTTCACCATTAGCATTCCACAAGATGGCTCTGTTATCTCGGGTTACACCACCATCATCAACAAGTATGCGAAGAACCCTAACGCGGCGAAGCTTGCTCGTGAATACATCTTCAGCGACCAAGGCCAAATCAATCTAGCTGAGGGTTACGCGCGTCCAATTCGCACCAACATCACTCTGCCTCAATCAGTACAAGACAAGCTTATTGCGAATGAAGAGTATGGCAATGTTCACCCTGTGACTGACTTCTCTGCATGGGAAAAATCAGCACGTCGCCTGCCACGCCAATGGCAAGAAAGCGTTCTGATTCACCAGCAATAA